One window from the genome of Terrimicrobium sacchariphilum encodes:
- a CDS encoding threonine/serine exporter family protein codes for MSNDEIIRHIIHQAFFGGVSAFGFAVLFNCTPRILWVGFISGMLALATRTFCQDIFHLGLPAASFFGSLLIASLNRWWWEDALSLRGPVLAIVGSIPMVPGSLAAKGLYAIFLMINNNQVPGSLPPVELALENLIIGATTLVGIGTALAIPAFFPDFPDKNEEEA; via the coding sequence ATGAGCAACGACGAAATCATCCGCCACATCATTCACCAGGCGTTCTTTGGCGGCGTCTCCGCCTTCGGGTTCGCCGTGCTCTTCAACTGCACTCCTCGCATCCTGTGGGTGGGCTTCATCTCGGGAATGCTGGCACTGGCCACTCGCACATTCTGCCAGGATATCTTCCACCTGGGCCTGCCAGCGGCGTCGTTTTTCGGCAGCCTGCTGATCGCTTCGCTCAATCGCTGGTGGTGGGAGGACGCGCTTTCCCTGCGCGGTCCCGTGCTGGCGATCGTGGGCAGCATCCCGATGGTACCCGGCAGCCTTGCCGCCAAGGGCCTGTACGCAATCTTCCTGATGATCAATAACAATCAGGTCCCCGGCTCGCTCCCTCCCGTGGAGCTGGCCTTGGAAAACCTGATCATCGGCGCGACGACCCTCGTGGGTATCGGAACCGCCCTGGCGATTCCCGCCTTCTTCCCCGACTTCCCGGACAAAAACGAGGAAGAAGCCTGA
- a CDS encoding tetratricopeptide repeat protein: MSEQKGSKEKQQPSTKGVPEGKGETSADASATERKGLPAAKSAKTAPEEESTAIENLSTIRKPTGVAKTKPKARFEPTRQATRENDHRTEEEKWEAPEGREEEPPEEVDPAKRPPAPEEQAAAMGKAILKAAKKVLFIDLKLVYVVIAGVILVVWIHSLSYDSGVAEGRRLANKEASFDGADLDPTFSSKLNATLIKMRAGQVDESLEELKNLQTQWPSVVSMNYLVALAALEKGDDELASVKATESIAKRQRVSDSLALLAVIESQKAARRDKFVMGNPVKRAEEYLRRSIAADPANPYPHFELASILRYAGKRDEALAEVRAAQARLSLVDSHLVMDVTAQIMERETMSDAQLPPDVGATDNVQKLVPAAYVAMRRGNFDRAAELLTEASRAMTPAVFGYVINDPALRRYRNEPKLRPFFAR; this comes from the coding sequence ATGAGCGAACAAAAGGGGAGCAAAGAAAAGCAGCAGCCGTCCACAAAGGGAGTACCGGAGGGCAAAGGAGAAACCTCGGCAGATGCGAGTGCGACAGAGCGCAAGGGCTTGCCTGCGGCCAAGAGTGCCAAGACGGCTCCAGAAGAGGAATCCACGGCGATCGAGAATCTCTCCACCATTCGCAAGCCAACCGGAGTCGCCAAGACCAAGCCAAAGGCGCGGTTTGAGCCGACCCGTCAGGCAACTCGGGAGAACGACCATCGGACTGAGGAGGAGAAATGGGAGGCTCCGGAGGGGAGGGAGGAGGAACCCCCCGAGGAGGTCGACCCTGCCAAGCGACCTCCCGCTCCCGAGGAGCAGGCGGCAGCCATGGGCAAGGCGATTCTAAAGGCAGCGAAGAAGGTGCTCTTCATCGACCTGAAGCTCGTTTACGTCGTGATCGCGGGGGTGATTCTGGTCGTGTGGATACATTCTTTGTCATACGACTCCGGTGTGGCTGAAGGTCGAAGGCTGGCCAACAAGGAGGCCAGTTTCGATGGCGCCGATCTCGACCCGACATTTTCAAGCAAACTCAATGCCACACTGATCAAAATGCGCGCGGGACAAGTCGATGAGAGCCTGGAGGAACTCAAGAACTTGCAGACCCAGTGGCCATCCGTCGTTTCGATGAATTATCTGGTGGCACTTGCAGCCTTGGAGAAGGGGGATGATGAACTGGCCTCCGTAAAGGCTACCGAATCGATCGCCAAACGCCAGAGGGTGTCCGATTCGCTGGCACTACTCGCGGTGATTGAGAGTCAGAAAGCCGCCCGACGGGACAAGTTTGTCATGGGAAATCCCGTCAAGCGCGCGGAGGAATATCTGCGCCGCTCCATTGCCGCCGATCCGGCCAATCCGTACCCGCACTTTGAGCTGGCATCGATCCTCCGCTATGCAGGCAAACGCGACGAAGCTCTCGCGGAGGTGCGTGCTGCACAAGCCCGTCTCAGTTTGGTCGACAGCCACCTCGTCATGGATGTGACGGCTCAGATCATGGAGCGGGAGACGATGAGCGACGCCCAGCTGCCACCAGATGTCGGAGCGACGGATAACGTGCAAAAGCTCGTCCCAGCGGCATACGTGGCCATGCGCCGGGGGAACTTTGATCGCGCGGCCGAGCTTCTGACTGAGGCCAGCAGGGCGATGACACCAGCTGTCTTTGGCTACGTGATCAATGATCCGGCATTGCGCCGATATCGCAACGAGCCAAAGCTCCGGCCGTTCTTCGCCCGGTAG
- a CDS encoding L,D-transpeptidase, with translation MVRSPRLPLTVTKLNRFLLPIFLASTLAIARAEESAVPVNPEIPLPASIPGAGPTSSDLEILVSVADQQLALVSGGEVVKKYTISTSRYGVGDSYNSYRTPLGKLRVCSKLGGGLPEGSVFKHRQPTGEILPINAAGRDPIVTRILWLEGTEGQNANARERGIYIHGTPVEKQLGRPVSYGCIRMRSRDVVDLYTSVPIGVTVTITMDHLPGKKSSPFDGPLALLASLSGKQPTIR, from the coding sequence ATGGTGCGTTCGCCGCGCCTGCCTTTGACCGTGACGAAACTGAACCGCTTTTTACTGCCCATATTTCTTGCTTCGACGCTCGCAATCGCGAGAGCCGAGGAATCCGCCGTCCCGGTGAATCCCGAGATCCCGTTGCCAGCTTCCATCCCGGGAGCCGGACCGACATCCTCGGATCTGGAAATCCTCGTCAGCGTGGCCGATCAGCAACTGGCCCTGGTTTCTGGGGGCGAGGTCGTCAAAAAATACACCATCTCGACCTCACGTTATGGTGTCGGCGACAGCTACAATTCGTACCGTACGCCGCTCGGAAAACTCCGGGTTTGCAGCAAGCTCGGTGGCGGCCTCCCGGAGGGTTCTGTTTTCAAGCACCGCCAGCCGACTGGTGAAATCCTTCCGATCAATGCCGCTGGCCGCGACCCCATTGTGACCCGCATCCTTTGGCTGGAGGGAACAGAAGGTCAGAATGCCAACGCCCGCGAGCGCGGCATCTACATTCATGGCACCCCGGTGGAGAAACAACTCGGCCGCCCGGTCAGCTATGGCTGTATCCGCATGCGGTCCCGCGATGTCGTAGACCTTTATACCTCTGTCCCTATCGGTGTGACGGTGACCATCACGATGGATCACCTCCCCGGAAAAAAGAGCAGCCCGTTTGACGGACCGCTGGCTCTGCTCGCCAGCCTCTCCGGCAAGCAGCCGACCATTCGCTGA
- a CDS encoding threonine/serine exporter family protein produces the protein MAVTDSAINPPPLADIARLTTAIGRGLMQAGATTDVVHSSIIDAAKGLGCTDAEVYAQHAALIVTLRRGSESYTHMGKVGEHGTNLRIASSLRKLVEHIQDGTLDLAAAKRVLKDVPTTTRKYPVWVVALATGLACAGFGRLILSDWRVEWMVFIPTCLGTAVGQWLRHTMLHKHLNFYMMVTSVAFTSAFIAGLGSRLVHSSKWELATVAATLLLVPGTAMFNAQLDILHGKPSLAAARVVRIMFILLFLSLGLILAQRIISLIPLP, from the coding sequence ATGGCTGTGACAGATTCAGCGATCAATCCGCCTCCGTTGGCAGACATCGCCCGACTGACCACCGCGATAGGACGCGGGTTGATGCAGGCCGGAGCGACGACGGACGTGGTTCATTCCAGCATTATCGATGCAGCCAAAGGGCTAGGCTGCACCGACGCAGAAGTATACGCCCAGCACGCAGCACTTATCGTAACCCTCCGTCGTGGCAGCGAATCCTACACCCATATGGGCAAGGTCGGCGAACACGGCACCAACCTCCGTATAGCCAGTTCCCTGCGTAAACTGGTGGAGCATATCCAGGATGGAACACTCGACCTCGCCGCAGCGAAGAGGGTCCTCAAGGACGTCCCAACCACTACCAGGAAATATCCGGTATGGGTCGTGGCGCTCGCCACAGGACTGGCCTGCGCCGGGTTCGGTCGATTGATCCTCTCGGACTGGCGTGTGGAGTGGATGGTCTTCATCCCGACCTGCCTCGGTACAGCGGTGGGACAGTGGCTCCGGCACACCATGCTGCACAAGCACCTGAACTTTTACATGATGGTGACATCGGTCGCTTTCACCTCGGCCTTTATCGCCGGGCTGGGCAGCCGGTTGGTGCACTCCTCGAAATGGGAGTTGGCCACCGTCGCAGCCACGCTGCTTCTGGTGCCGGGGACGGCCATGTTCAATGCGCAACTCGACATCCTGCATGGGAAGCCCAGTCTCGCGGCCGCCCGCGTGGTGCGCATCATGTTCATCCTGCTCTTCCTCAGCCTCGGCCTCATCCTGGCCCAGCGAATCATCAGCCTCATCCCACTGCCATGA